In Mus musculus strain C57BL/6J chromosome 9, GRCm38.p6 C57BL/6J, one genomic interval encodes:
- the Prss43 gene encoding putative inactive serine protease 43 precursor, with product MGGFCGADRGGFLALLVWLQLLQPLFSGTYKPREDSGVMHRPQRPRRPRSDPEAPAQQSRLKSLSISHPSGVPVSVDRTEIPGSGSPSGTTTKITLENRRSSLGGPFFTDTCGHRITEVDPGSLSAGRKWPWQVSLQSQNEHVCGGSLISHRWVLTAAHCIYEQEEYMVMLGDDMLHSESESVTLVPVQDIIFPSNFDIQTMRNDIALALLYFPVNYSSLIQPVCLPEEPFRVKNGTVCWVTGWGQQNEIDAGFASILLQEVQQRILLQKHCNTLFQRQLGTSKNLVIKGMICGLQDSGQSLCWGDSGNPLVCESDNTWTQVGIMSWGINCNGVPVLSVYTDIAEYNEWVSYVLSQASRMDPMGVLVLYLSLVFPLALLVAL from the exons ATGGGTGGCTTCTGTGGCGCGGACAGGGGCGGCTTCCTAGCCCTCCTGGTCTGgcttcagcttcttcagccttTGTTCA GTGGTACTTACAAACCCAGGGAAGATTCCGGAGTGATGCACCGGCCCCAGAGGCCCCGGAGACCCCGGAGTGACCCAGAGGCCCCGGCACAGCAGAGTCGCTTGAAATCCCTGAGTATTTCGCACCCTTCAGGAGTTCCGGTGTCTGTAGACAGGACTGAGATTCCAGGATCAGGGTCTCCTTCAGGGACCACAACCAAAATTACCTTGGAAAACAGGAGGAGCTCTCTAGGAGGACCGTTTTTTACAG ACACTTGCGGCCATAGAATTACAGAGGTAGATCCTGGAAGTTTATCTGCAGGGAGGAAGTGGCCTTGGCAGGTGAGTCTGCAGAGTCAAAATGAGCATGTTTGTGGAGGCTCCCTCATCAGCCACCGATGGGTGTTGACTGCGGCCCACTGCATATATGA GCAGGAGGAGTACATGGTGATGTTGGGTGACGACATGCTGCATTCTGAATCTGAAAGTGTGACCCTGGTCCCAGTCCAGGACATCATTTTCCCTTCCAACTTTGACATTCAAACCATGAGGAATGACATTGCCCTTGCTCTGCTGTACTTCCCCGTGAATTACTCCTCGCTCATCCAGCCCGTGTGCCTTCCCGAAGAGCCCTTCCGAGTGAAAAACGGGACAGTGTGCTGGGTGACTGGCTGGGGCCAACAGAACGAAATTG ATGCAGGGTTTGCATCCATTCTCCTCCAGGAGGTTCAGCAACGCATTCTCCTCCAGAAGCACTGTAACAcgctgttccagagacagctggGGACATCGAAAAACCTAGTGATTAAAGGGATGATCTGCGGTCTGCAAGACTCAGGACAGAGTCTTTGTTGG GGAGATTCTGGGAACCCCCTTGTCTGCGAATCTGACAACACGTGGACCCAGGTGGGGATCATGAGCTGGGGCATCAACTGCaatggagtccctgtcctctcagTTTACACAGACATCGCTGAGTACAATGAGTGGGTCAGCTATGTCTTAAGTCAGGCTTCCCGTATGGATCCCATGGGAGTCTTGGTCCTATACCTGTCTCTGGTGTTTCCCTTGGCCCTCCTGGTAGCTCTGTGA
- the Prss45 gene encoding inactive serine protease 45 precursor, producing MATSLRGLDAGPGSLRRWILICFAALLLLPPRPNLGYNENYTEPVCGTPWWPDNLEESHHWPWEASLQIEDKHVCGGALIDRSWVVSAAHCIQGNKEYSVMLGSSTLHPNGSSWTLKIPVGDIIIHPKYWGRNFIRSDIALLCLETPVTFNKYVQPICLPEHNFNFKVGTKCWVTGWGQVKQHSSAQLTPAPELWEAEVFIIDNKNCDSIFHKKTLYPQVVPLIRKNMICTTNYGEDLCYGDPGGPLACEIDGRWILAGVFSWEKACATVPNLSVYTRITKYTIWIKDQVSHGAQLGPCRTSWLLLLPWLLQLPVSL from the exons ATGGCTACGTCATTGCGCGGCCTGGACGCTGGGCCTGGATCCTTGAGGCGCTGGATCCTAATCTGCTTTGCGGCGCTACTGTTGCTGCCTCCGCGGCCAAACTTAG gtTATAATGAGAACTACACCGAACCAG TTTGTGGCACACCCTGGTGGCCAGACAACTTGGAGGAGAGCCACCACTGGCCCTGGGAAGCGAGCCTTCAGATAGAAGATAAGCACGTGTGTGGAGGAGCCCTCATTGATCGAAGCTGGGTGGTGTCTGCGGCTCACTGCATCCAGGG CAACAAGGAGTACTCAGTGATGTTGGGTAGCAGCACCCTCCACCCCAACGGCTCCTCCTGGACCCTGAAGATTCCCGTGGGTGACATCATTATTCATCCCAAGTACTGGGGCCGGAACTTCATCAGAAGCGACATTGCCCTTCTCTGCCTTGAAACCCCTGTCACTTTCAACAAGTACGTGCAGCCCATCTGTCTCCCAGAGCACAACTTCAACTTCAAGGTCGGGACGAAGTGCTGGGTGACTGGCTGGGGCCAGGTTAAGCAGCACTCCTCAG CCCAGTTGACACCGGCTCCAGAgctttgggaagctgaggtaTTCATTATAGACAACAAGAATTGTGACAGCATTTTCCACAAGAAGACCTTGTATCCCCAAGTTGTCCCCCTTATCCGGAAGAACATGATCTGTACCACCAATTATGGGGAGGACTTGTGCTAT GGAGACCCCGGGGGGCCATTGGCTTGTGAGATCGATGGCAGATGGATTCTGGCTGGGGTATTCTCATGGGAGAAGGCCTGCGCCACAGTACCGAATCTAAGTGTATACACCCGTATCACCAAATATACCATATGGATCAAGGACCAAGTGAGCCATGGGGCGCAGCTGGGGCCCTGCAGGACCTCCTGGCTTCTTCTCCTGCCCTGGCTGCTGCAGCTCCCAGTGAGCCTATGa